The following is a genomic window from Bacteroidota bacterium.
AAATATCGCAGAACTGCCTCGATCTCCCGGGCTGTATTTACATGCTCATGTCTCATGAACAGGGCGTAATTAAAGCCGTACTTGATCTTGAATTCCAAACCCGATGTCAATCGCCAGGCCAGCGACCACAACAAATGTCCCTCGCTGGGTATTGCTACCCGAAGCCTTCCTTCCGATTTAAGCAACAAGCTGATCCTGGCTACCGCCTCGGGCAAATTACATATATGTTCAAATGCCTGAATCGAGGTGATTCTGTCATATCGGTGATTTTTAGGTACTTCGCTGACATCGGTATAGACATTTCGGATGCGATGCAAGTATTTCGAATCCTCGTATAAATCCCGAAACGGTTCGACAATGTCATACGGGCCGATTTCCGGCTCAAAAGACAACTGATTCAGGCATCCCGCGCCTATCTCCAAAGTCGATCCTATTTGGGATTTATGCAGAACATCTTTGGCCACCTGTTTATGAACCCATGATTCCATCTTTCGAGACACGGCGGAAGCCAACGTCTTTCCGCCCTGAATCCGTTGGTAATAGGGAGTATAGATCGCTTCAATTTCTGGCGGCAGAGACGGACGCTTTTTGGGAAACCGCTCAAATATCAATGCTGCTTCCGGAAGGTATTGCGGTCTTAGGAATTTCGGCATTTCAATGTTTCGCGGACCGACTCGGCGAAATCGTCGATATCCGATTCAGCGGGTATGCCCTGCAGGTATTGGCAATTGGCGCAGCTCGAAATTGTGCGGCGATCGCCCTGAAGGTGTTTCATCCTGAATTCATGGAGTCTGGGTCCATTCCAGATGTCCCCGATTTTTTCCTTGGTGACATCACCCACCACCGTTCCGAAACTCCAATCCACACAACATACCGACACAGCCCCGTTGAAGTTGACGGACAATGTTTTAAAGGGTTCCGGACATATTTTTCTGTCTCTTTTCAATGGGACGGCACTGCTCATACCATATTCAACGGCCTTTCCAAGCGTAAAATCCTTAACTTCGGATCTACTCCATCCCATTAATGTCTCAATATTCAAGGAATCCGAAATGTCTTTGAAGTCATGAATGAATTTTTCCTTTTCCGTATCGGTGAGATCGATATCGAGTATTTTCACGTGTACTGTCAGTCTGCTTCTTCGCTTGATTTTTTCATTAAACAGCATTGTCACGTTTCTTCTGATTCTGCCATAATCGGAATAATTCCGGGTAACGCGCCGATACCCGTCATCCGTGATCTGTTCAACGGAAATTCGAACATGGTCGAGCCCCGATTCGATCAGTTCAATGCCACGCTCCCCATCGAGAAGCGAAGCGTTGGTGGTGGTTTTGATGACATCCGCAATTCCGCTCTCCTTGGCATATCGTATCATCCTTCCAAAATCAGGGTTCATCAGGGGTTCGCCGTCTTTAACCAGCCAAAGGGCTTTGAGTGAATCCCGGAAACCCGAAATATCGTCGATAATTTTCTGAAAAAGGGACAGGGGCATGTTGCCCTTGGGCCGGCCGATCTTCTTCAACAGTCCGGAATCGCCGGTGGGACAAAAAGCGCATCTGAAATTGCAGAGATTGGACGGATCGACGACGATGCTGTAAGGTGTTTCCAGTGGTATTACATCTTTCAACCGGGTGAGCGGCCTGAACATCTCCTTTTGAAACACGTCGATTTTCTCATACGGGGTTCGGTTCATGCCTTTGTCCCTTCTCAAAGGTGAAGTATCGGATCATCCATACAACACGGATTGGTCGGGAGAGCCGTCCAACGGTTTTTTTTCTTCTATAAATGTTCTGACCCACAATTCGAGATTCATGAGTATCCAAACCCTCCCGGCAA
Proteins encoded in this region:
- a CDS encoding class I SAM-dependent methyltransferase; this encodes MPKFLRPQYLPEAALIFERFPKKRPSLPPEIEAIYTPYYQRIQGGKTLASAVSRKMESWVHKQVAKDVLHKSQIGSTLEIGAGCLNQLSFEPEIGPYDIVEPFRDLYEDSKYLHRIRNVYTDVSEVPKNHRYDRITSIQAFEHICNLPEAVARISLLLKSEGRLRVAIPSEGHLLWSLAWRLTSGLEFKIKYGFNYALFMRHEHVNTAREIEAVLRY
- a CDS encoding SPASM domain-containing protein → MNRTPYEKIDVFQKEMFRPLTRLKDVIPLETPYSIVVDPSNLCNFRCAFCPTGDSGLLKKIGRPKGNMPLSLFQKIIDDISGFRDSLKALWLVKDGEPLMNPDFGRMIRYAKESGIADVIKTTTNASLLDGERGIELIESGLDHVRISVEQITDDGYRRVTRNYSDYGRIRRNVTMLFNEKIKRRSRLTVHVKILDIDLTDTEKEKFIHDFKDISDSLNIETLMGWSRSEVKDFTLGKAVEYGMSSAVPLKRDRKICPEPFKTLSVNFNGAVSVCCVDWSFGTVVGDVTKEKIGDIWNGPRLHEFRMKHLQGDRRTISSCANCQYLQGIPAESDIDDFAESVRETLKCRNS